A single genomic interval of Selenobaculum gibii harbors:
- the yhbY gene encoding ribosome assembly RNA-binding protein YhbY → MIRNTLTGKQKRFLRAMGSTLDPVVQIGKGGLVPSIVTSALDAIQARELIKVKVLQNCLEDPRAVIETLADRTNTDLVQIIGRNGLLYKKNFEKTKIELPKSK, encoded by the coding sequence TTGATAAGAAACACACTAACGGGAAAACAAAAGAGGTTTTTACGTGCGATGGGATCGACTTTAGATCCAGTTGTACAGATTGGTAAAGGGGGACTTGTACCTTCGATTGTGACAAGTGCCCTGGATGCTATTCAAGCACGTGAATTGATTAAAGTAAAGGTGTTGCAAAATTGCCTTGAAGACCCTAGAGCTGTAATTGAAACGCTTGCGGATCGTACGAATACGGATTTAGTACAAATTATCGGTCGAAATGGTCTTTTATATAAGAAAAATTTTGAAAAAACCAAAATTGAACTCCCAAAATCGAAGTAA
- a CDS encoding glutamate-5-semialdehyde dehydrogenase, whose amino-acid sequence MDYIAQLEEKAKLANQAARVMAVLSTTEKNNALYAMAKALEEKQGFIINENKKDLANGKEKGLSTALLDRLMLDEARIQAMAEGLRQTAALPDPIGEGISSTRRPNGLEIQKVRVPLGVIGIIYEARPNVTVDAAGLCLKSGNAVILRGGSEAIQSNMAIVKVIGETMEKSGLPKGALGFIDTTDRKVVNAMLKLNQYLDVIIPRGGAGLIKTVVENSSVPVIETGTGVCHTYVDETADFTMAMNIALNAKVSRPAVCNAMETLLVHQAIASDFLPTMLEQFIEVGVEIRGCSETQKYHSAVIAATEEDWQAEYGDLILAIKVVENIDEAIEHIAKYNTKHSETIVTKDYDMARKFQQEVDAAAVYVNASTRFTDGFEFGFGAEIGISTQKLHARGPMGLPELTSIKYLISGSGQIR is encoded by the coding sequence ATGGATTATATTGCGCAATTGGAAGAAAAAGCGAAATTGGCTAATCAGGCAGCTAGGGTTATGGCTGTTTTATCAACGACTGAAAAAAATAATGCTTTATATGCTATGGCTAAAGCTTTAGAGGAAAAACAAGGTTTTATTATAAATGAAAATAAAAAAGATTTGGCAAATGGTAAGGAAAAAGGACTATCGACTGCTTTATTAGATCGTCTGATGTTAGATGAAGCAAGGATTCAAGCAATGGCTGAGGGTCTTAGGCAGACTGCTGCTTTGCCTGATCCAATTGGTGAAGGAATATCGTCTACGCGTCGCCCAAATGGCTTAGAAATCCAAAAAGTCCGCGTTCCACTTGGTGTAATTGGAATTATTTATGAAGCTAGACCAAATGTTACTGTAGATGCAGCGGGATTATGTTTGAAATCTGGAAATGCAGTAATTTTGCGTGGTGGTTCAGAGGCAATCCAATCGAATATGGCCATTGTAAAAGTTATTGGTGAAACCATGGAAAAATCTGGTCTCCCTAAAGGCGCGCTTGGGTTCATAGACACAACCGATCGAAAAGTAGTAAATGCGATGTTAAAATTAAATCAATATTTAGATGTCATTATCCCACGTGGCGGTGCTGGATTAATAAAAACTGTTGTTGAAAATAGTTCTGTACCAGTGATTGAGACGGGGACTGGTGTTTGTCATACCTATGTAGATGAAACAGCAGATTTTACTATGGCAATGAATATTGCACTAAATGCAAAGGTGTCCCGACCAGCAGTTTGCAATGCCATGGAAACTTTACTTGTACATCAAGCAATTGCAAGCGATTTTCTCCCAACGATGTTAGAGCAATTCATTGAGGTGGGGGTAGAAATTCGTGGTTGTAGTGAAACGCAAAAATATCACTCTGCTGTCATTGCAGCAACAGAAGAAGATTGGCAAGCCGAGTATGGAGATCTGATTTTAGCGATAAAAGTAGTAGAGAATATTGATGAAGCTATAGAGCATATTGCTAAATACAATACAAAACACTCGGAAACAATTGTCACGAAAGACTATGATATGGCGCGTAAATTTCAACAAGAGGTGGATGCGGCAGCTGTATATGTGAATGCATCTACTCGTTTTACTGATGGTTTTGAATTTGGTTTTGGTGCTGAGATTGGAATTAGCACACAAAAACTTCATGCACGTGGTCCGATGGGGTTGCCTGAACTAACAAGTATTAAGTATTTAATTTCAGGTTCAGGGCAAATTAGATAA
- the obgE gene encoding GTPase ObgE — translation MFIDRARIQIKAGDGGHGMSSFRREKFVPKGGPSGGDGGRGASVVLKVDPNMNTLIDFRYKRKFVGKNGDNGGTKNCYGQNAEPLVVKVPAGTVVKDAETGEVLADLTEIDEEAVLAHGGRGGRGNAKFVNSVNRAPTFAEMGEPGEERVLQLELKLLADVGLVGYPSVGKSSIISMVSAARPEIAAYHFTTLVPVLGVVSLGEGHSFVMADIPGLIEGAHEGVGLGHDFLRHVERTKIILHVIDVSGIEGRDPIEDYHRINKELRLYNERLAKRPQIIAANKMDIPEAKENYEKLKAFANEQGIEIFPVSAATNEGLKPLIERVSQMLDEYVEEPEAIEEVKVYQAKPDDEITISRDEAGDFVVKGKYIEKLVAMTNFENDEALQRFQYIWRVKGIEDMLKAHGVKEGDTVHIGTMEFDYKE, via the coding sequence ATGTTTATAGATAGAGCGAGAATTCAAATAAAAGCTGGAGACGGCGGACATGGAATGTCAAGCTTTCGCAGAGAAAAATTCGTTCCTAAAGGTGGTCCCAGTGGTGGCGACGGTGGCCGTGGGGCGAGTGTTGTTCTAAAAGTAGATCCTAATATGAATACTTTGATTGATTTCCGTTATAAACGTAAATTTGTTGGAAAAAATGGAGATAACGGCGGTACGAAAAATTGTTATGGACAAAATGCTGAACCTTTAGTGGTTAAAGTACCTGCAGGCACAGTAGTAAAAGATGCTGAAACAGGTGAAGTATTGGCGGATTTAACGGAAATTGACGAAGAAGCAGTATTAGCTCATGGTGGGCGTGGTGGACGTGGTAATGCAAAGTTTGTAAATAGTGTAAATCGTGCCCCAACTTTTGCTGAAATGGGTGAACCAGGAGAAGAAAGAGTTTTACAACTAGAATTAAAACTTTTAGCCGATGTTGGTTTGGTAGGTTATCCGAGTGTTGGGAAGTCCAGTATTATTTCTATGGTGTCAGCTGCGAGACCTGAAATTGCAGCATATCACTTCACGACATTAGTTCCTGTGCTTGGTGTTGTTAGCCTTGGCGAGGGACATAGTTTTGTTATGGCAGATATTCCAGGACTTATTGAAGGTGCCCATGAAGGTGTTGGTTTAGGACATGACTTCTTACGGCATGTTGAGCGAACAAAGATTATTTTACATGTAATAGATGTTTCTGGAATAGAAGGGCGCGATCCTATAGAGGATTACCATCGAATTAATAAAGAACTTCGTTTATACAATGAAAGATTAGCAAAACGTCCACAGATTATCGCGGCAAATAAAATGGATATTCCTGAGGCAAAAGAAAATTATGAGAAATTAAAAGCTTTTGCAAACGAGCAAGGGATTGAAATCTTCCCGGTATCCGCAGCAACGAATGAGGGATTAAAACCATTAATTGAGCGCGTATCACAAATGCTCGATGAATATGTAGAAGAGCCGGAAGCAATTGAAGAAGTTAAAGTTTATCAGGCAAAACCTGATGATGAAATTACAATTTCGCGTGATGAAGCAGGTGATTTTGTCGTTAAAGGGAAATATATTGAAAAACTAGTTGCGATGACGAATTTTGAGAATGATGAAGCGCTGCAAAGATTCCAATATATTTGGCGTGTAAAGGGCATAGAGGATATGTTAAAGGCGCATGGGGTAAAAGAAGGCGACACCGTTCACATCGGTACAATGGAATTTGACTATAAAGAATAG